AAAATCGCTCCAGACCATCCTGGATGCCGCGATTGAGGATTACCGCCGTCATCGTTTTCTCCAAGAAGCTAATAAGGCCTATTCGGTATTAAAAGAAAACCCGAAAACCTGGGAAGCGGAACTGGGGGAGCGGAAACGATGGGATCCTACCTTGTCTGATGGTCAGAGGGAGTGAAGAAATGGCGGAACCGCGGCGTGGGGAAGTCTGGTTGGTTGATTTGAATCCTACCCGGGGACGCGAGCCTTTCGGAAGAAGGCCCGCCCTGATTGTCTCGGTAGATCTTTTTAACCAAGGCCCGGCCGAGCTTATCGTAGTTATACCCGTTACCTCAAAGGAAAAAGGGATACCCTTCCATGTTCCCATTGAAATTTCCGAAGGAGGACTTCTTAAACGAAGTTTTATCAAGTGTGAAGATATTCGTTCCATTTCTAAAGACAGGCTTTCCAAACGTCTCGGCCCGGTATCCCAAGAAACCATGTCTGCCGTGGAAGATCGCCTGCGTATTCTACTGAATTTGTAGTTTTTATAAATAATGGTGTTATTTTATGGAAAGTGAATTAATCCCCCTTGTAGCCCAACCCCTCGAAAGAGTGCCGGCCCGGTGGTTTGTTTTTTATAAGCGGAAAATGCTCCTTTCCGCCGAAGGCGACCGGCTGATGATTCCTCTTTCTTACAGCCTCGATGATCTTGGACTTCATCCCCAGGGAGCGATCTATCTCGGAACCCTGGAAGGAAAGCCTTGTTATGGCGCTGTGCTGTCTGATCCGGCGGAGATCCCGGAGGGGATGAGTTTTTTTGACCTGTGGCCGCTTCACGAGTGGTTAGGCCAGGATATGATTTACATGGCCTTCCGGGCCATCCACCTTCTCGACTGGTCCCGAAAAAACCGATTCTGCCCCCAATGTGGGGGGGAGATGGGGGAAAAGGACGGTATCCGGGCTAAAGAATGTCCAAGTTGCCAAACCTTGTATTTCCCGCGTATCTCACCGGCGGTGATTGTCCTGGTTGAACGGGGGGATCGGTGTCTATTAGCCTGTTCCCCCCGGTTTAAAGACGAATTTTACAGTACCCTGGCCGGTTTTGCCGAACCGGGAGAAACACTGGAGGAGACGGTTGCCCGGGAGGTCAGGGAAGAAACCGGAATTGAAGTCAAAGATATCCGTTATTTCGGGAGTCAGCCCTGGCCTTTTCCGGATTCCCTGATGATCGGCTTCACGGCCCAATATGCCGGCGGGGAGATCCGGGCGGACGGCATAGAGATCCTGGATGCTAAGTGGTTTGCTTTTGACCGACTCCCCAAGATTCCCGGCAAGATCAGTATTGCCAGAAATCTCATCGATTGGTTTGTGGCCAAGCATCAAAATAAATAAAGGTTATCTCCAGTAGCCCGGTCTCCAGCCCCATCCCCGGGGACCGTGGTGATGCCAGCGTCCGGGATGCCATTCCGCTCCCGGATGGGGTCTCCGGTCCCAATACCCGCGCCTCCAGTTCCAATTGCCGCCGTGATAGCCCCAATAGCCTCCAATCCAGACCGAATCGGGATAAGGGATGACCGGCCGCACATCCACCAGGGGTTCCGGTGGTGGGCCGGGGACGTAGACCCCGTCCGGTGGCGGTCCTGGGACATAGGCCACGCAACCGATTAACAAGGAAAATACCAACAAAACCCCTGAAAGAGCAATGCTAAGAGCTTTCATATTTTTCCCTCCTTTTTTATTATTGACCGATGGCTGGGGTTGATGGTTAAATAGGTATGACAAAAAAATTTCCGAGCCGGGAAGTTAAATAAATTATAACAGGAGAAATTTATGAATAAAACAGAAATACTTGAATTTTTGAATGTCAACCCCATTTGCTATTTAGCCACTTCTGAAAACAACCGGCCTCATGTCCGGGCCATGGGCATGATCCGGGCCGATGAACAGGGTATTATTTTCCAGACGGTGGACGGGAAGGATTTGCCGAAACAGTTGCTGCAGAATCCCAATATAGAAGTCTGCTTTCATAACCGCGAAAAAAACATTCAAATCCGGGTATTCGGGAAGGCCGGTTTGGTGGATGACCTGGAATTAAAAAAAGAAATTGCCGAAAAACGACCTTTTCTCAAGCCCTGGATTGAAAAAAATGGGTTCGATGCTATCCCTGTATTTCGAATTGTTGATTGTACGGCTTTGATTTGGACCATGGCCACCAATCTGGAGCCAAAGGAATATATCCGGCTATAAAAACCCCGAGGTGTGGCCTCGTTGGCCGAAGCCAAGGGGGATGGTTGGTAAAGGGCGGGCCTTATGCCGCCCTTTACGCTTTTTCTGTTCAGGCGTTACATCATACCCATAATATGCCACATGCCCATCATCCCTATATCCTCATGTTCGAGGATATGACAGTGAAACATCGTCATACCGTCATAATCCATAACAGGGACAAGTATCGTTGCACTACCCCATTTGGGTACCAGCACCGTATCCTTCCAAGCAGGAAGGGTCGAATAGGGGGGGTATGACGAATCGACTCCGCTTACGGAAAGGACCTGGGCGGCATTAACATGCTGATGGAAAGGGTGATCCATGCCGCTATTGTTGACAATAGTCCAGACTTCGTACGATCCAAGATTCGACATGATGGTGTAGGGATCAACGTCAAAGTCCTGGCCGTTGATATATCCTCTTCCCTGGCCCATGCTAAGGGAAAGGGTCCTTTGGGCCATAACCATCACGGAATTCGGATCGATCCGGACAGCGGCCGGATCGATGGAAGAAGGAATGGCGTTGCTCACCCGCGCTCCCTGAACGGAAAGGGTCAGGAGGGTGATTTGAGGCGAGGTCATCATGCCCATCCGCGAATAGGACAGGGAAAGAAATTTATAATTTCCATTGGTCGTGCTGGCTTTAATCAGCAGGTCCACTCTCTCACCGGGAGAGAGGAGGATCTGGGAACGGGGGTAAGCCTTATCGAGCAGCCCGCCGTCTGTGCCGATAAGATACATGGTGTGGTTGGCGAGGCTGAGTTTGTAAAACCTGGCGTTACTGGCATTGACAATGCGCCATCTCTGCACCTGTCCGGGCCTGGCCGGCAGGACCGGGTTAACCTGTCCGTTCACCAGGATGGTGTTTCCTTCCTTGCCGTGCATATAATCACTCATCATCGAATGGGGTGCCGGGTCAGGGCCGCTTAAAGAAATGTCCTTCAGAACCATGACGTGGGTCTCGTAACTGCCGAGAGCAGGGATTTCGTCCGCCACGATCATGGCCCCGGCCAGGCCGGCCCAGAATTGTTCGGCCACGAGACCGTGGCGATGGGGATGATAGAAATTAAAAGCACCGCTGTCGAGCAGGGAGAGATCATATTCATACGGGTAGGTCTGGCCGGGCATCAGGTTTAAATGGGCTGCATCCGCAGGTTCTTTGGGTGAAACATGCCATCCATGGGTGTGGAGGTTCGTCATATTTTTCTGATAATTGAGTAGATTGGTTTCGGATGAATAGGGCAGGGAGTTGACAAAATTTATCCTGAGAACATCGCCTTTTTTAACGTTTATAGTCGGGCCGGGAAAATAACCATTATAGGTCATCAGGTTTGCCGTTGTTCCATTGATATTTACCGGGGAGATCATGGACTCCAGGTTCACCTCTACCAGATTCCCGTTCCTGATCGACTGCATGGGGACAGGGTCCCGGAAGGCCGCCCCCGGAGAGGGATCTATCGTCCCGCCGCCGCCCATGCCTCCACCACCCATGCCGCCGCCGCCCCCTCCTTGCCTGCCCGCCGCCGGAGCAGCCCTCAATCCCAAATAGCCGCCGGCCACCGCGGCCAAAGATTTTTTAAAGAAGGTTCTTCTGGTCAACTTCATCATGAATCGTCTCCTTTCGCAGATTCTCTGAAAATTTATGATTGAGGGGCCGCCTGGCAGCGGCCCTCAATTTTTATTTGGTTAAGGGTTGCAGGGGGTCACACCGTCGTCGACACAGTAGGCCCTCATCATTTCGTTGTCTTCATGTTCAACGATATGGCAGTGCCAGACGAAGAGCCCCGGGATATCGAATTTGGCCTTGATTCGTGTGATTTCACCGGGGTAGGCGATTACGGAATCCTTGAAGCCGGCTTCCCAGGGCGTCACGCCGTTCGGGCTCGGAGTCCCGCCCAACAGGGTACGGCTGATGACTTGAAATCTAACCAGGTGCAGATGGATGGGGTGTGCATCCACCGTGAAGTTGTGGATCTCCCATTCTTCAATATCGTTCAGAACAGGCTTCTCGGTTATGGCATCTGCCCACATCATGGGCATACCGGTCGGTAGTCCCGATAACGGATCGACGGGGCCTACGAGACCCAGTTTGGCGGCCTTAGGTGCGGCCGGCACGCCGAGACCCCCGCAGAGAGGCGGAAGGACATCGGGGATAACCGCATTAAAGGCATCCACACAGACCGAAGAAGATTCTTCTTCGTTAAGGGAAACCTTCCGGATGACATTGGCAACACCGAGAGGTGCGCTGGTTGCCTCAGAATTCATGACCAGGTTCAATGGGGAGGTCGAAGATACGTCAGCGGGCTGCAAAAGCGCGGAATTTACCACGAATTCCATTACCTGACCGGTGGTGGCCGGATCAGCCGGCACATCGGGAAATCCGCCAAAAGGGGCATCAGGCGCTGTATTGATCATCCGGATTCTGGTGCCGTCCGGCAGGCCGCTGAAATCCACCAGGACATCGGCCCGCTCAGCCAGCCCCATGAGCAGGGCCTGCTGTTTGGATGCGGCTTTCTTTGGTTTTGGCATCGTTCCGTCTCCGGGCAGGGGGGTTGCATACCCCGTCAGGACCTGAACCACCTGTGGCAGGAATCCCTGCTCGGCCCCAATCTGGTAAATAGCCAATTCTTTATCATATTTATTGCTTTTTTTCGGGTGCGGGCGCACCACGAAGAGCGACAGATTCAGAAACCGCGAGTTACAGCCGTTCAGAAGACGAAAACGGTACAGGGCCGGAGCTACCTCCAGAACCGGCCAGGTGCTGCCGTTTACCACCATGGTATTAAAGAAGGCCTCTGGATTCCATATCGGTGAAATATCGCTGAAAACATTGGTGAAGTTGGGAACCAAATCAGGAATGTAAGGCCCGGCGAATCCATCGAAAAAGGCCCGGCTGCCCGGATAAAAAAGGGAGCCATCGGAGTTGAAGGAGCGGTCCTGAATGGCTATGGGGATCTCCCGTACGGCATTCCTGACGGGATCACCCGGAACATTGAGCTGAAGGACCGTCTGGCCCGCTGTCGGCGCAGGTCCCGGAAGGACGGCCGGGAGCCCCGTGGTCCCGTCTATGGCCCCATCATAAACCCCACCCCGCACCAACCAGAATCCCGCCGGACCGGCATAGACATTCGAGCGGGTCATACCGAGGGAGTGGTCGTGGTACCAGATGGTAGTGGCGGGCTGATCGTTGCGGTACAGAAACTGGGCGGCGCCGTCTTCAAGAGGTGCACCCGGAGCCTGATCAAAGTTTGAACCCCGGGTGGCATAGCCGGCAGGGATGTCAAAAGCCGCCGGCAGATACCAGGCCTCTGGATATCCATCGCTATGGGGAGCGACATGGGCCCCGTGGACATGAACTATAATCGGCACCGGTCCGGTATAGGGAGCCGGATTATCCGTAAAACAGTCGGTCCGATCGGTGCCGTCGCTGCACCCGGTAGCCGGTGGGTTGGCCCAGTGGAGCGTCTGGTCAATCGGCAGCAAATGAGGCAGGAAGGTGCGGGACGGGGATCCCACAGGATAAGGAAAACCCGTTGCCGGATTGATGGCCACGAGTTCATTTAGCCACTTGACATTGACCGGGCTATTCGACACCGTCTCCAGGGTGTATGCCGGGTAGTTAAATTGGGAGTTGGGAGCGGGTGCTACGCCGGCAGGAATTCCGAGGGCGCCGGCATCAGGCCGGGGGTCGGCTGCCGGTCCATAACTCCAGACCGGGGTAGCCGGAAAGGCGTCCGTGCGGCCGTTTAAAATATTCCATATCCCTCCCGGCAATATCTGCTGCTTGAACTCCCGGACGGCAATATCATAATTATCTTCCGTGCCGCTGTTTTTCATCACCGGTGGGATCACCAAGGGGATTACAAATTTCGGAATGGTAGTCGGATCCAGGGTTCCTCCCGGCAAAGGGGCTGCCAGAGCGCCGGACAGGCTGCCTATCGAGGCTGCGATCAAAAGCAGGGCGGCTTTGAAAAAAAATCGTTTTCCTGAAAAGTTCATTTCCATTCTCCTTATTGGAGGTCCGTGTTTTTCATTTTTTTCGAAACCAGACTGTTTAAAACCATTTCACCTCCTTTACTCCTTTTGCCCTTATTTAGTGTGTTTTTATCAATAAAAAAGGGGTCTATGTCCGTGTATTTTAATAATACAGCAGAAGAACTTCGAAAAGGAATAGCTTGAAGCCTGTATTTTATTGGCCGCAGGGCGGTATATGGGACCCTTGGTGTTTTAAAAAGATAGGGAGGAATAGGGGGTTAAGATAAGAGTTTTCTTTTATTCCGTTGAGCGGGAATTGAACGTGGTGAGATGTAAGGTATTAATTTAAAGGTATTGTTTTCCGCAAAGAAAAACCGACCAGGGGCCTTAGTGCCCCCTGGTCGGCAGTGGGCGGTTAAATCCCATCAGGCCGGGACAAATTCGGCCGGCCGGACCTCTTCCAGGGCCAGGGCTTCTTCGGGGCAGGTCACCAGGCAGACCCCGCAGCCCATGCATTTCTCAGCATTGACGACGGCGGTGTCTCCCTCCCCTTCCAGGCTGATGGCCTCGAAATGGCAGCGGTCCAGACAGGTACCGCAGGAGGAACAGCGTTCCATATCTACCTTGGCCCGAAAGCGGCTGGGCACCACGAATTTCCCGAGGCCGGTCCGCAGTGACGGCCAGTTCAGGCAACAGTCGCTGCAGCAATTGCAGATCACATGGCCGGGGGCCCGTTTGTTGTCGCCCACATGGACCAGGCCTTCCTCCTCGCACATCTTCATCAATTGGAGAGCCTCCTCCTTTTCCAGTTTGCGCCCCGTTCCCCTTTCTATGGCATAGTCGGCGGCTTTATCGACCTGGACGCAGACCTCCACCGGTTTGCCGCATTCTCCGTCGATGAGGCGGCAGGAACAGGGGGTAACCGCCAGGACCCTGGCGTTAGATACGATGTTCCGGATATCATCAAAGGCCAGGATTTGGGTCTCGGGATTGATGGATATGTTTACCGGGATCACTCTGACGGCCGGGGCCGGCAAGACCTGTTCTACCATCCGGCTGTAGTCGTCGAATTCCGTTTTCATGAAGGCTTTCCACAATTCCAGCATCCCCTGGGGGGGATTCACGGTTACGGCCGTGGAATCGTGGAGTTGAAAGAGATTCCGAACCCGGTAGTATCGGATCACGTCCCCCTTCCTGGATTTAAAGAGCAGACCTTTCCGAAAGAGGGGGTCGATCATCTTTTCGACCTCTTCCTCTTTGAGACCGGTCTTTTGGGTGATTTCCTCAAGCGTGGCCGGCGGAGCGGCAGCCAAAAGGATTTTGGCCTCCTTTTCGTCGGCCATCTTTTCAAAAATCCCGGGAATATATTTCGATTCGCCGGCGCCTATGGACTCAGCCAATTGTTGATACGCGGTTTTCTCTGCCATTAGGTTTTCCTCCCTTTAGTTCGAAAATAGAATTCTGAGATCAGGGATCAGGGGACAGTTGAAGCGAAAGTTGCCAGTGTAAAAAGCTTGAACCCTGCACCTTGCCCCATCACCCATAGCCCATCGCCTCTAAAAAATTTTGACGATTTGTGGTGTCCCATTCAGAATATAGGCCATGAAAGGTTAGGGTGTCAATGAAAAATGACCTCAAAATACAATCCATTTTTACATAAAATACAGTATCTGCCTTATTAACTCCTTGGGCGTCCTTAGGTATCTTAAAAAAAGCCATCTGAAAATTTATCATCGGAAGGAGGGGTCTATGCTTTCCATTAAAGTGAATGGGAAGGATTATCAGGTCGTGGTGCCTTCGGACACCCCCCTTTTGTGGGTGATTCGGGACACCATTGGTCTGACCGGAACAAAGTTCGGATGCGGCATGTCCGTCTGCGGCGCCTGCACGGTCCTGATGAACGGGGAGGCCATCCGTTCCTGTGTCACCCCCGTTTCATTTGCTGTGGACAAGGAGGTCATTACCATTGAAGGGCTTTCTGCAGACGGCCGTCATCCGGTCCAGCAGGCCTGGATCATGGACGATGTGCCCCAATGCGGTTACTGCCATTCCGGACAGATTATGGCCGCTGTGGCCCTGCTGGCCAAAAATCCGAAGCCAAGCGACCTGGATATCAATGAAGCTATGTCCGGAAATCTTTGCCGCTGCGGGACCTATCAGCGTATCCGCCGGGCTATCCATCGGGCCGCGGGTATGATGGTCAAAGGAGGGAAAAAATGACCGGAATCGTCAATCTTTGCCGGCGTGACTTTTTAAAGACCGGGGCACTGATCGGCGGCGGCCTGGTCCTTGGCTTTCACATCCCCTTTCAGACAAACCCGGGGCAGGCCGAAGCGGATTCAACTTCTCCTTCGGCCCTCAACGCCTTTATCCGTATCGGCAGGGACGACACGGTGACTATCCTGGTCAACAAATCAGAGATGGGACAAGGGGTTTATACCTCCCTGTCGATGCTGGTGGCCGAGGAACTCGAATGTGACTGGGCCAGAGTGCGTGTCGAGGCCGCCCCGGTGGACAAGGCCTATAACCATACGGCCTTCGGTATCCAGATGACCGGCGGCAGTACCAGTATTCAAAGTGAATGGGAACGGATGCGCCGGGTTGGGGCAGCCGCCCGGGAAATGCTGGCGGCCGCCGCAGCCGACCAGTGGAAGATAGACCGGGCCCAGTGCCGGACCGAGAAGGGTGCGGTGATTCACCCCAACGGCCAAAGGCTGACCTATGGACAGTTGGCCGAAAGAGCCGCCGCCCGGCCGGTACCGGCAAAGGTCCGACTCAAAGACCCCTCGGCCTTCAAACTTGTCGGAAAGCCCACAAGGCGACTGGATACCCCGGCCAAGACCAACGGCACGGCCCTCTTCGGTATGGACGTCAAGGTTCCTGACATGCTCACCGTTGTAATCGCCCGTCCTCCTGTTTTTGGCGGCACAGTAAAGGGTTTTAAGAGCGAAAAGGCCAAAGCCCTGCCGGGAGTAAAAGAGGTGGTCCAAATCGAATCCGGAGTGGCCGTGGCGGCCGCTGATTTTTGGTCGGCCAAGTCAGGGCGGGAAGCCCTGGAGATATCCTGGGACGAGGGGCCCCTGGCCGGATTTTCCACCCAGGGGATGAGGGAACAATACAACAGGCTGGCCCAAAACACGGGGGTTGTGGCCCGGAAAGAAGGAACACCTGAAAAGGCCTTTGCCGGGGCGGCCAGGCGGATCCAGGCCGATTATGAGGTCCCTTATCTGGCCCATGCCGCTATGGAGCCTTTGAACTGTTTTGTGGATTTAGGCCCACACCATATGGAAATCCGGACAGGCACCCAGTTTCAAACCATTGACCGCATTGCTGCAGCCAGGGTGGCCGGGCTCCAGCCCGAAGAGGTAACGATCCAAACCACCTTTTTGGGTGGCGGTTTTGGCCGCCGGGCAAATCCTGACTCGGACTTTGTGGTCGAAGCGGTTCGGGTGGCTATGGCCATCAAAAAACCGGTTAAAGTCGTCTGGACCCGGGAAGACGACATGAAAGGCGGCTATTATCGACCCATGTGGGTTGACCGGATAACCGCCGGCCTCGATCCGAAAGGGAAACTGATCGCCTGGCAGCACACTATTGTCGGACAATCGATCCTTAAGGGGACACCATTTGAACAGGCCCTGGTTAAGGACGGAATCGATGGAACTTCCGTAGAAGGGGCCGAAGATATTCCTTATGGGATCCCCAATATCCTGGTCAGCCTTCACAGCCCCCTAATCAAGGTTCCGGTCCAGTGGTGGCGTTCCGTGGGCCATTCCCACACCGCGTTTGTCGTCGAAAGTTTTATTGACGAAATAGCCCACAGTATCGGAAAAGACCCTTATACCTTTCGTCGTCAGCTCCTGGCCGGGAAACCCCGTCATCGGGGTGTGCTGGAATTGGCCGCTAAAAAAGCCGGCTGGGGTAAACCCCCGGCACCCGGAAGGGCCCGGGGCCTGGCCCTGCACAAGTCCTTCGGCAGTTTTGTCGCCCAGGTGGCCGAGGTCTCCGTAAACCCTGCCGGGAAAGTTCATCTCCATAAGATCGTTTGTGCCATCGATTGCGGCCGGGTGGTCAACCCAGACACCATCGAAGCCCAGATGGAGGGCGGTATTGTTTTCGGTCTTTCCGCAGCCCTCCATGGAGCCATTACCTTCAAAAACGGCCGGGTGGAACAGGAAAATTTTGATGATTATCCGATTCTGACCATGGACGAGATGCCCAAAATCGAAGTCTATATTGTACCCAGCAAAGAAGCCCCCAGCGGCGTGGGAGAGCCGGGGGTGCCTCCCATCGCCCCGGCCGTCACCAACGCCATCTATGGAGCTACCGGTAAAAGGATCAGAAGGTTACCCATCCGCAGGGAGGAATTAAAAAAATAGGCCATGGCTGCATAATTTCCATTACAGTGTTTACATTATCCAGGCGAATGGTATATTTAGTTCGAAAATAACGTTCAGGGATCGGGGGTCAGGGATCGGGGGTCGGCGAGGGATCGGGGGTCGGCGAAAACAATTTTCATGCTTCGTGGCGCTGGCTTGAGGCCAGCAGGACTGCTTGATACGAAAATAGAAAAATTCAGTCTAAAGGATTCTGTAGTGCAGAGAAGAG
The window above is part of the Deltaproteobacteria bacterium genome. Proteins encoded here:
- a CDS encoding toxin-antitoxin system protein, with the translated sequence MPSSSSTIRISKESSNILREIATQEKKSLQTILDAAIEDYRRHRFLQEANKAYSVLKENPKTWEAELGERKRWDPTLSDGQRE
- a CDS encoding type II toxin-antitoxin system PemK/MazF family toxin — its product is MAEPRRGEVWLVDLNPTRGREPFGRRPALIVSVDLFNQGPAELIVVIPVTSKEKGIPFHVPIEISEGGLLKRSFIKCEDIRSISKDRLSKRLGPVSQETMSAVEDRLRILLNL
- the nudC gene encoding NAD(+) diphosphatase, producing MESELIPLVAQPLERVPARWFVFYKRKMLLSAEGDRLMIPLSYSLDDLGLHPQGAIYLGTLEGKPCYGAVLSDPAEIPEGMSFFDLWPLHEWLGQDMIYMAFRAIHLLDWSRKNRFCPQCGGEMGEKDGIRAKECPSCQTLYFPRISPAVIVLVERGDRCLLACSPRFKDEFYSTLAGFAEPGETLEETVAREVREETGIEVKDIRYFGSQPWPFPDSLMIGFTAQYAGGEIRADGIEILDAKWFAFDRLPKIPGKISIARNLIDWFVAKHQNK
- a CDS encoding pyridoxamine 5'-phosphate oxidase family protein, with the translated sequence MNKTEILEFLNVNPICYLATSENNRPHVRAMGMIRADEQGIIFQTVDGKDLPKQLLQNPNIEVCFHNREKNIQIRVFGKAGLVDDLELKKEIAEKRPFLKPWIEKNGFDAIPVFRIVDCTALIWTMATNLEPKEYIRL
- a CDS encoding multicopper oxidase family protein, with protein sequence MGGGGMGGGGTIDPSPGAAFRDPVPMQSIRNGNLVEVNLESMISPVNINGTTANLMTYNGYFPGPTINVKKGDVLRINFVNSLPYSSETNLLNYQKNMTNLHTHGWHVSPKEPADAAHLNLMPGQTYPYEYDLSLLDSGAFNFYHPHRHGLVAEQFWAGLAGAMIVADEIPALGSYETHVMVLKDISLSGPDPAPHSMMSDYMHGKEGNTILVNGQVNPVLPARPGQVQRWRIVNASNARFYKLSLANHTMYLIGTDGGLLDKAYPRSQILLSPGERVDLLIKASTTNGNYKFLSLSYSRMGMMTSPQITLLTLSVQGARVSNAIPSSIDPAAVRIDPNSVMVMAQRTLSLSMGQGRGYINGQDFDVDPYTIMSNLGSYEVWTIVNNSGMDHPFHQHVNAAQVLSVSGVDSSYPPYSTLPAWKDTVLVPKWGSATILVPVMDYDGMTMFHCHILEHEDIGMMGMWHIMGMM
- a CDS encoding multicopper oxidase domain-containing protein, encoding MNFSGKRFFFKAALLLIAASIGSLSGALAAPLPGGTLDPTTIPKFVIPLVIPPVMKNSGTEDNYDIAVREFKQQILPGGIWNILNGRTDAFPATPVWSYGPAADPRPDAGALGIPAGVAPAPNSQFNYPAYTLETVSNSPVNVKWLNELVAINPATGFPYPVGSPSRTFLPHLLPIDQTLHWANPPATGCSDGTDRTDCFTDNPAPYTGPVPIIVHVHGAHVAPHSDGYPEAWYLPAAFDIPAGYATRGSNFDQAPGAPLEDGAAQFLYRNDQPATTIWYHDHSLGMTRSNVYAGPAGFWLVRGGVYDGAIDGTTGLPAVLPGPAPTAGQTVLQLNVPGDPVRNAVREIPIAIQDRSFNSDGSLFYPGSRAFFDGFAGPYIPDLVPNFTNVFSDISPIWNPEAFFNTMVVNGSTWPVLEVAPALYRFRLLNGCNSRFLNLSLFVVRPHPKKSNKYDKELAIYQIGAEQGFLPQVVQVLTGYATPLPGDGTMPKPKKAASKQQALLMGLAERADVLVDFSGLPDGTRIRMINTAPDAPFGGFPDVPADPATTGQVMEFVVNSALLQPADVSSTSPLNLVMNSEATSAPLGVANVIRKVSLNEEESSSVCVDAFNAVIPDVLPPLCGGLGVPAAPKAAKLGLVGPVDPLSGLPTGMPMMWADAITEKPVLNDIEEWEIHNFTVDAHPIHLHLVRFQVISRTLLGGTPSPNGVTPWEAGFKDSVIAYPGEITRIKAKFDIPGLFVWHCHIVEHEDNEMMRAYCVDDGVTPCNP
- a CDS encoding 4Fe-4S binding protein; this translates as MAEKTAYQQLAESIGAGESKYIPGIFEKMADEKEAKILLAAAPPATLEEITQKTGLKEEEVEKMIDPLFRKGLLFKSRKGDVIRYYRVRNLFQLHDSTAVTVNPPQGMLELWKAFMKTEFDDYSRMVEQVLPAPAVRVIPVNISINPETQILAFDDIRNIVSNARVLAVTPCSCRLIDGECGKPVEVCVQVDKAADYAIERGTGRKLEKEEALQLMKMCEEEGLVHVGDNKRAPGHVICNCCSDCCLNWPSLRTGLGKFVVPSRFRAKVDMERCSSCGTCLDRCHFEAISLEGEGDTAVVNAEKCMGCGVCLVTCPEEALALEEVRPAEFVPA
- a CDS encoding (2Fe-2S)-binding protein; translated protein: MLSIKVNGKDYQVVVPSDTPLLWVIRDTIGLTGTKFGCGMSVCGACTVLMNGEAIRSCVTPVSFAVDKEVITIEGLSADGRHPVQQAWIMDDVPQCGYCHSGQIMAAVALLAKNPKPSDLDINEAMSGNLCRCGTYQRIRRAIHRAAGMMVKGGKK
- a CDS encoding xanthine dehydrogenase family protein molybdopterin-binding subunit, translating into MTGIVNLCRRDFLKTGALIGGGLVLGFHIPFQTNPGQAEADSTSPSALNAFIRIGRDDTVTILVNKSEMGQGVYTSLSMLVAEELECDWARVRVEAAPVDKAYNHTAFGIQMTGGSTSIQSEWERMRRVGAAAREMLAAAAADQWKIDRAQCRTEKGAVIHPNGQRLTYGQLAERAAARPVPAKVRLKDPSAFKLVGKPTRRLDTPAKTNGTALFGMDVKVPDMLTVVIARPPVFGGTVKGFKSEKAKALPGVKEVVQIESGVAVAAADFWSAKSGREALEISWDEGPLAGFSTQGMREQYNRLAQNTGVVARKEGTPEKAFAGAARRIQADYEVPYLAHAAMEPLNCFVDLGPHHMEIRTGTQFQTIDRIAAARVAGLQPEEVTIQTTFLGGGFGRRANPDSDFVVEAVRVAMAIKKPVKVVWTREDDMKGGYYRPMWVDRITAGLDPKGKLIAWQHTIVGQSILKGTPFEQALVKDGIDGTSVEGAEDIPYGIPNILVSLHSPLIKVPVQWWRSVGHSHTAFVVESFIDEIAHSIGKDPYTFRRQLLAGKPRHRGVLELAAKKAGWGKPPAPGRARGLALHKSFGSFVAQVAEVSVNPAGKVHLHKIVCAIDCGRVVNPDTIEAQMEGGIVFGLSAALHGAITFKNGRVEQENFDDYPILTMDEMPKIEVYIVPSKEAPSGVGEPGVPPIAPAVTNAIYGATGKRIRRLPIRREELKK